One window from the genome of Aquabacterium sp. A3 encodes:
- a CDS encoding monovalent cation/H+ antiporter subunit D, with the protein MNALQSLLYTHLPVLPVLLPAFTGMLLLLMGDAPSGHGSGRLKWGRRISLLSVGLGLVLGLALVAEAAGGGLHVYRLGDWPAPFGIVLVIDRLSALMVLLTSLVAVPVLWYASGGWDAHGRHFHPLFQFQLMGLCGAFVTGDLFNLFVFFEILLIASYVLMVHGQGRQRFQVGVQYVALNLLASALFLVGVSLLYGVTGTLNLADLALRVGQLSGMEAVLARSAALILLVVFGFKAALLPLSLWLPGTYAAASAPVAALFAIMTKVGVYAILRVHGVVFGDAGGDTALVAEPWLLPLAMGTSVLGALGALSARTLPRLVAWLTVASVGTILAAIGLFTPEAWSAAFYYLVHSTLVVAGLFLLVELVAAQRGDVAEALAPASPVAQPVLLGLMLLLAAASVAGLPPLPGFLGKVMLLKAAWVSPWQPWVWTVVLLVGFMSLVALARAGSLLFWNVRPELSSASSGASPQLVIPTLGLLMLGVVMSVSAAPLKRYTEAMAHQLLDRPAYARAVLGVDEATGQPPVTVRPYRMPAPSALPQEVQP; encoded by the coding sequence ATGAACGCTTTGCAGTCCTTGCTGTATACCCATCTGCCGGTCTTGCCGGTGTTGTTGCCAGCGTTCACGGGCATGTTGCTGCTGTTGATGGGCGATGCCCCGAGCGGCCACGGTAGCGGCCGGCTCAAGTGGGGTCGTCGCATCAGCCTGCTGTCGGTCGGGCTGGGGCTTGTGCTGGGGCTGGCCCTGGTGGCCGAAGCGGCCGGGGGTGGTTTGCATGTCTACCGCCTGGGCGATTGGCCTGCGCCATTTGGCATCGTCTTGGTCATCGACCGGCTGTCGGCCCTGATGGTGCTGCTCACCTCGCTGGTGGCGGTGCCCGTGCTGTGGTACGCCAGTGGTGGCTGGGATGCCCATGGACGGCACTTTCATCCGCTGTTTCAGTTCCAGCTGATGGGTTTGTGCGGCGCCTTCGTCACGGGTGATCTGTTCAACCTGTTTGTGTTTTTCGAGATCCTGCTGATCGCGTCGTATGTGTTGATGGTGCACGGGCAAGGTCGGCAACGCTTTCAGGTGGGGGTGCAGTATGTGGCGCTCAACCTCCTGGCATCTGCCTTGTTCCTGGTCGGCGTGTCCTTGCTGTACGGTGTGACCGGTACGCTCAATCTTGCTGATCTGGCCCTGCGGGTGGGGCAGCTGTCCGGCATGGAGGCCGTGCTCGCCCGCAGTGCAGCCCTCATCTTGCTGGTGGTCTTTGGCTTCAAGGCCGCTTTGTTGCCCCTGTCCTTGTGGCTGCCTGGCACTTATGCCGCGGCCAGCGCGCCGGTGGCCGCCTTGTTTGCCATCATGACCAAGGTGGGGGTCTATGCCATCTTGCGTGTGCACGGTGTGGTCTTTGGGGATGCCGGCGGCGACACGGCGCTGGTGGCCGAGCCCTGGCTCTTGCCGCTGGCGATGGGCACCAGCGTGCTGGGGGCGCTGGGGGCTTTGTCGGCCCGGACCTTGCCTCGGCTGGTGGCCTGGTTGACGGTGGCCTCGGTGGGCACCATCCTGGCAGCCATTGGCTTGTTCACGCCCGAGGCCTGGTCTGCCGCCTTTTACTACCTCGTGCACAGCACCCTGGTGGTGGCGGGCCTGTTCCTCCTGGTTGAACTGGTGGCCGCCCAGCGGGGTGATGTGGCCGAGGCGCTGGCGCCAGCCAGCCCCGTGGCGCAGCCTGTGCTGTTGGGCCTGATGCTGTTGCTGGCGGCCGCCTCGGTGGCCGGGCTGCCGCCGCTGCCGGGGTTTCTGGGCAAGGTCATGCTGCTCAAGGCCGCTTGGGTCAGCCCCTGGCAGCCCTGGGTCTGGACGGTGGTCTTGCTGGTGGGGTTCATGAGCCTGGTGGCCCTGGCGCGTGCCGGCAGCCTGCTGTTCTGGAACGTGCGCCCTGAGTTGTCGTCGGCCTCGTCCGGGGCCAGCCCTCAACTGGTGATTCCTACCCTGGGTTTGCTGATGCTGGGCGTGGTCATGAGCGTGAGCGCGGCGCCCCTGAAGCGCTACACCGAAGCCATGGCCCATCAGCTTCTGGACCGCCCCGCTTACGCGCGCGCCGTCCTCGGGGTGGACGAGGCCACGGGTCAGCCCCCCGTCACAGTGCGGCCCTACCGCATGCCGGCACCGTCGGCGCTGCCTCAGGAGGTTCAGCCATGA
- a CDS encoding Na+/H+ antiporter subunit C, with the protein MSLEFLVASGVGWVTACGVYLMLRGRTFPVVLGLSLLGYAVNMFIFAMGRLWWNAPAIAGSERMADPLPQALVLTAIVIGFATTGFIIEMALRSHHESGTDHVDGARGGEGRP; encoded by the coding sequence GTGAGCCTCGAATTTCTGGTGGCCAGCGGCGTGGGCTGGGTCACCGCCTGTGGCGTGTACCTGATGCTGCGTGGCCGCACCTTCCCGGTGGTGCTGGGGCTGTCTCTGCTGGGCTACGCCGTCAACATGTTCATTTTTGCCATGGGACGCTTGTGGTGGAACGCGCCAGCCATCGCTGGCAGCGAGCGCATGGCCGATCCTTTGCCTCAGGCGCTGGTGCTCACCGCCATCGTGATCGGCTTTGCGACCACGGGCTTCATCATCGAGATGGCGTTGCGCAGCCACCATGAGTCTGGCACCGATCACGTCGACGGTGCGCGCGGCGGGGAGGGGCGTCCATGA